Within Pungitius pungitius chromosome 18, fPunPun2.1, whole genome shotgun sequence, the genomic segment AACATTAGCTCTAAAGGGGACATATTATGCAAATTCCACTTTTTTAGTGCATCTACACGCCTATTTGGGTATCTGGCTCGTCTATATCTTCATCTACTTAAGAAACGTGCCGCTTGAGCGACTACAAATGAGCTTTCTTATCATAACATGGTGAATAGTTACTTCCATTGCATCATCAAGACTTGAAATCACTAAGACTACAGCTATGCAACCCGAATGAGATCTATTCAATAAGAGAAgatattattaaaaaacatgGATAATCTGTTCTGCAATTCTTTTATATACAGCAGGAGTGCAGCCCTCTCCTGAGCCCCTTTGATCTgagatgtgtgttttcttatGGAATAGTTTTGGCTCACCAGCACAAAAAACACTGATGGTTTAAATGTTAACGATAAATCTGACACAGCGTGCATTGTATCAGACGATAAGTAGGGGATACACATGAGAGTTCAGCCTTGACCTAGGACCACTGCATCAATCTGTGCTGCCTTAAGTCATAGTCCAATCTTGATGGCAATGATCCTCCATAATAACGTTTCCATAAATGATGGAATGATTAGTTACCCATTGCCAAGAGAGCACAAGATAGTGAACAATTTACCCAATCAACGCATGGTACAGGGCAACTGCTGTAGTTGTGTGGTCGTTCACACGAGCCCCCGTGACTTAAGCGGGGTGTAGCTAGGACCAGGCCTCAGTCTGCTTGGTCAACTGTCAGAAAGTCATTACAAAAGACCAGTGGGAGCCTCCAGTTAACCTCTATGTGGCCATCTGACCAAATCTTacaatacataaatataaacaaGTCGCACTCGAAACAAATTATTTTAGACTAGTTCACGCAATCACGATAGTTTGTGAAATTTAGACTAAGGTCTAAAGAGATTTAGAGTAAAATAATGTTCTTGCATTAAGTCCAATCACATGGGATTGAATGCCTTACTAATTGTTAATGAATTAGGGCGTTCCTTAAACTCCTAAGCACAGTTATATGATTCTAACAGGTAGTAGCTGTACAGAGAAGTGGAGTTGGGTAGTGACCAACCTTGGGCCTGCATCCGAGTCCTGACCAAGGCCAGCGGGTAGCTGGCTAGCTGGCCACATGTGCTGGAAGTGGTGCAACAAGccagcaacacaaacaccccTGGATCAGCGCTGTCTGTGGCGAATCGCTGCAGCCAGTAATTCTTCAAAGTCTGACAGGGAAGAGAGGAGACTGAGCTAGAGACTCAACAATAGACCACAACTTATCCCTTTGACAACAACATCTGACCTCATAGACCGCCAGGTCGATGCCAGCGTAGGGGATGATGCCCAGCATGTTGGGGACGTAGCCCTTGTAGAAAGCAGCCACTCCCTCCTTCTGATAGATATGTTTGGCACAATCCAAGATGCCCGAGTACTGGCCTGTCTTCCTCAGGGCTAACCGCGTCTTCAAAACCTGAGAGcacagagtgatgtcatgtccccGGACCGATGAAAGTGAGTCCAGTTGGAGGAAATCATTCAGACTTTAACAAACAGACCAATATATATGCCGTGCAtgatcttttattttaaaataggtTGTGTATTATGGACCACATTTACATAAATGTCTTGCTCACACTGTGCATAActggaggtctgtgtgtgtagatctGATTTCTCCAGATAGGTCACATTAGTCTCACTTGATGAGGTCAAGGCAAAATGTTACAAGACAAAGAATGCATATTTCTGCCCACAGACATAATGAGTCATCAGTTGCTACGTAACATTTACAGAAAGAGTACAATCCCCTATTGTTGTTCTGTCTGTGTTCATTGGTCTCTCACCTCCATGGGGTAGATGCTGCTCTGAGAGGTTACACCAGCCAGAGAGCCAGCCACCAGTCTCTCCGCAATTCCCAACGTCTCCTGGTTACTTCCAATTAAGCGCTTCATCTGACCGACAGGACATTTCTTGTTATGCTACATGTGAGAGATCCATGATGTAACCGATCAGAGATGTAATGGTAATACCTGTTCATAGGCCATGAACTTAATAGCAGACTCGGGGGCAATTTTGATGACATTGATGCCGTTGCCTCGCCACAGTGACCTCACACCACCCTCTCGGATCATCTGGACAAAGCCTCCAGTGATATGCATGCTGTTGCTCTTGGAGCTGTGaacctggagggggagggggggggggggcagtgactcAGGACAGTTGGAATGGCTTCACATAGATCTCAACGGCACTTCCCTTTGTTCATCCAGGTGTCGTGCTTTACCTGCATGAGGACTTTGAGCCGATCCAGTGGTGCAGTGCAGGTCCGAGACACAcaaccagctcctcctccagccaccAGGTGTCGCCACCACATTCCggttttcttctcctctgccgTGAATTCATCAGGCACCAACAAACTCTCCCCAACATCAAAGATCTGAGGAGGAAGCCTAAAAGCGATTAGCTACACCCATTCATCCATTCCTCACTTTAACAGGAAGGGGTCATCATGACGGACGCCCCCAATGCTCTTACTCCTGctctgaggagagaggagagaagagggatgTCTGAGGAGCCATGAGGATACACAAGAGCAGCCTTCCATACACACCCTCATTATTTAGCAGTTATTTCATCAGACTAATAGAATATTTCTCAACCACCAAAGTGAAGACAGCACAGATCaacttaagcttttttttttattttttctaatttgtttGTATTCTGGATTACTTTATAATGATTTCACAATCTGAACTTCCAAACATTCAGACACAAATAATGGATAAATGGTATTGGAAAACCATCCCTCGGGGTTGGAGGGCATTTGGACTTTGATAGAATGTATGTACATTTCCTTCAGCCTGGAGGGCTTCTAACTACTGCAAGTAACATTGCCATGTGCCtattaaaatgtctttgataTCACTGCAAACAGAACATTTCACTTCCTTTCCCAACACATCCATTCCGTGAGGAGCTGCTCCGAGTGTGCGTTGCAGAGGGTGTCTCTTACCGTGGAGTGTTTCCAGTGGAGGATGATCTCAGGAATGTTGCCTGCTGGATGCAGGAAGTGGTAATCCCGCCACTCATTCCAGTCAATAGTCATCGTCCCATTCTTATCCATGCTGAGGATGTAAAGCGTTCATTCAAATTGGGACAGTTTTGGCAGGTAAAAACAACAAGCCATCTGCTCACGTCTCCACGATGGGAATACTCATCCACCATACTATCACAGCAGACTGAAGAGGGCATCAGTGGAGCACTGGCTGAGCAAGCAGACTAGAGAAGCTTCTACTTACTACAAGATAGGGGCCCAGATATGACCCCTCCTTATTCTGAGACCAGccagagagaagaagacagacagacagatggttAGAGGAGCCAGACAAGGACCCCACTGACCCACAGAAATTAGCTACTTTCTGCTGATACATAGCTCAACTACATTGTTACTAGTTCGTTACCcctattttttataaaaagtaATGTCTGTAAATGATTGCTGTAATTTATGTTAGCCATTAAAATGAGAAGACTACATTACTATTagttttttaatctaaatgcatttcatttgtatttctgcACCCACACCACAAGCGAAGCGATTTACTTGTGCGAGTAGATTCCAttcaaagtcaatgcacagactCGAATGGTTGCAAACAAAGACCATTTTCAACAGGCGGCACGGATGACACAAATCCCTTTGCGCAAAGAAATGGGAGTGATGCAAATAATTAGCTAGAGTGCCCAGTCAGTGTTGAGATGCTGTGCCCGTCCTGCTGCCAAAGCGTGAATATACATTGTCAACCTGCCACTCAGCGGACACAGAAACTGGGGCTCCGCAGGGAGATTGAAAACCTgtaagttagttggtgt encodes:
- the slc25a25b gene encoding calcium-binding mitochondrial carrier protein SCaMC-2-B isoform X3, with translation MAPTPDQKILKAGDKDLDGQLDFEEFVHYLRDHEKKLRLVFKSLDKKNDGWIDSQEIVQSLRDLGVNISEEQAEKILKRIRRGHIWAPILYMDKNGTMTIDWNEWRDYHFLHPAGNIPEIILHWKHSTIFDVGESLLVPDEFTAEEKKTGMWWRHLVAGGGAGCVSRTCTAPLDRLKVLMQVHSSKSNSMHITGGFVQMIREGGVRSLWRGNGINVIKIAPESAIKFMAYEQMKRLIGSNQETLGIAERLVAGSLAGVTSQSSIYPMEVLKTRLALRKTGQYSGILDCAKHIYQKEGVAAFYKGYVPNMLGIIPYAGIDLAVYETLKNYWLQRFATDSADPGVFVLLACCTTSSTCGQLASYPLALVRTRMQAQATLEGGPQMSMTALFRHIIRTEGPKGLYRGLAPNFMKVLPSVSISYVVYEYLKIRLGVQSK
- the slc25a25b gene encoding calcium-binding mitochondrial carrier protein SCaMC-2-B isoform X2, which produces MPPLHSDPGGGGGHSGEPSSAPPSEAAPRESPAGDCHADPGSSGHPCDVCGGPEQEHRLKVLFQVLDVNGDGGICVNDMAIGLKKLGVHRTEHELMKILKAGDKDLDGQLDFEEFVHYLRDHEKKLRLVFKSLDKKNDGWIDSQEIVQSLRDLGVNISEEQAEKILKSMDKNGTMTIDWNEWRDYHFLHPAGNIPEIILHWKHSTIFDVGESLLVPDEFTAEEKKTGMWWRHLVAGGGAGCVSRTCTAPLDRLKVLMQVHSSKSNSMHITGGFVQMIREGGVRSLWRGNGINVIKIAPESAIKFMAYEQMKRLIGSNQETLGIAERLVAGSLAGVTSQSSIYPMEVLKTRLALRKTGQYSGILDCAKHIYQKEGVAAFYKGYVPNMLGIIPYAGIDLAVYETLKNYWLQRFATDSADPGVFVLLACCTTSSTCGQLASYPLALVRTRMQAQATLEGGPQMSMTALFRHIIRTEGPKGLYRGLAPNFMKVLPSVSISYVVYEYLKIRLGVQSK
- the slc25a25b gene encoding calcium-binding mitochondrial carrier protein SCaMC-2-B isoform X1; amino-acid sequence: MPPLHSDPGGGGGHSGEPSSAPPSEAAPRESPAGDCHADPGSSGHPCDVCGGPEQEHRLKVLFQVLDVNGDGGICVNDMAIGLKKLGVHRTEHELMKILKAGDKDLDGQLDFEEFVHYLRDHEKKLRLVFKSLDKKNDGWIDSQEIVQSLRDLGVNISEEQAEKILKRIRRGHIWAPILYMDKNGTMTIDWNEWRDYHFLHPAGNIPEIILHWKHSTIFDVGESLLVPDEFTAEEKKTGMWWRHLVAGGGAGCVSRTCTAPLDRLKVLMQVHSSKSNSMHITGGFVQMIREGGVRSLWRGNGINVIKIAPESAIKFMAYEQMKRLIGSNQETLGIAERLVAGSLAGVTSQSSIYPMEVLKTRLALRKTGQYSGILDCAKHIYQKEGVAAFYKGYVPNMLGIIPYAGIDLAVYETLKNYWLQRFATDSADPGVFVLLACCTTSSTCGQLASYPLALVRTRMQAQATLEGGPQMSMTALFRHIIRTEGPKGLYRGLAPNFMKVLPSVSISYVVYEYLKIRLGVQSK